The following nucleotide sequence is from Zingiber officinale cultivar Zhangliang chromosome 10A, Zo_v1.1, whole genome shotgun sequence.
CTGGTTGGAGAATCATTCATTGAAAAAATTTATTGGCCAAAAGATATGGGTACCAGATTTTTCCCTTTTCACTTTACTACATAGCATACTACCCTGTTTCAACATTACCAGAAGAAGACAGAGAGAATGAGTAACAACATGTTAGCAAGTTCCGCCCTTTCAGCTAGAGCCTATCGAGCTGCCTTAGCCAGACACAGAGCACCAAACCAAGCTTCCAGCTCACAAACACCATCTTTAGACTCAACCGGAGAAGACAACATTGATAATATGATGGACAGCTAAGAATGACAACCACCGTACTCAACAATGCCACCACTACTACAACAACAGTACTCAACAGTACCACCACTACTTAACAATGCCACCACCACTCACCAATGTCTCTGCTAAAACCAATACTACTTTCCACCTGTCTCTTTTGCAGATGCCTTCCTTTCACCCTAAACAACACATTCCTTCCACCTGTCTTACTTTTCAAGATGCTTTCCTTCTCTCCCAAGCAAATGTTTCCTTCTTCCTGAAGACATCTCTCCACTCTTGCCTATAAAAGGCCATCTTCCTCTGCCTCCCAAGGCATCCACTACGAGcaactttctctccctctttgccTCCTCACACTCTCTCAACCTCCCTCTCCAGCTCCCTCTCAAAGTCCTTCCTTTCTGTCTGTAAGTATGTAAAATAAGTCAATTTCAGTATGTAATGTCTTTTAACTATTTCTGTTTCAGTATGTAAGAGTTTGCTTATGTTTGCTTGTCAATCTGTAAGATAGTTCTGCTGCTTAAACCATGTATGCATCTGTAAAATACCTGGCTTAATAAAACGTACTCTTATTTCATTTCTCTCTTCGAGATCTTCTTCAGTCCTTATCTCAGTAACTTAAAGGTGAACAGTAACTGTAAAAGAAAGTAAACCAAAATAAGACCTGTGTTAGCTCAAGAAGGCTAAAAAACAGCCCTCATCCTATATAGTCGGGTAGTCGAGGCATTTGGTTTTCTTATAGTTCTTTTATAGGTGAGGCTCACTagaagactatatatatatatatatatacactagtGATTGTGCACACGTGTTGCGTGAACTAGGCCCCTTATATCAGATGAATCAATACAAGGAGAGATTTCGGGAAAAAATAATTAGCCTATAAAAAATAATTGCCcctacttttatttttttcggTGAAGTAaaactctaatatttttataattaaggtTGGACAACTGCCCCACCAAAGCTATACTTGGCTCCCCTGCttgcatgtgtaatataatacatgaacATGTGCGAATAACAATTTAATTCGTTATATcatatattaaattgataagaatAAATACTACACTTAATCATCCATAAATTAAGTAAGGGTGACCATGCAATAGTGCAAGGGTGTGTCATACTTGATCTTAACCAAAAAGCTGAGAAAAGTATGTTTTTAATATTGCCGACCCAAGGTATTTAAATAAACATCTCTACTTAATTGCCAATTCTAAaatatgggactaaagagaattctagatttctaattgattaatgaaaaaaattcttaataatacaCCGCAGCTGAGTCGATCATTGATTGATGCATTTatgaaaattattaataaatcttaaaattattttcgatATAAATAGTAAAAAGAGTATTAATCTACTTTCATTTTGGACTTCATCAAAATTAGCTAGTAAAAAGGGGAGATTATATATATCGTATTCAACTCTCATGACTCAGATTAATCCTGAAAGTAACTTTTTCAGCCTCAAAGCACATAGGAGTTATGATAGACTATATGAGTTAAGATAGATTGTATAGCGTGTCTTTAATGAAATTTGAGTCCTCATTACCCAGGCTCATTCATCTTTTACCATCACACGATATAAGTGGGCATGCTTATAATTCTTTGATACACACAACGTGTCTAATTCAACTTTTCACCAATAATCTATTAACACTAGTAGAGCACCATTTTAGTATCAATGTTGCTATCTACTTTTGAATTCCACGATTATAATAATCTTTTTCTAtgatatacaaatatatttttttttctcacagAAAATAAACccagagttaaaaaaaaaacatatctaaacaaaattattttctcaaaaGAAAAAAACCTTTAGATCTTGATGTGCTATCGCATGCTTCCTTTGAATCAAAGGCCAATGCTACTACTTGAATAAGGAAAAAAAGTTGTAATTACTTGATCAGTATAAGATCCATCAGGTTTCAAACGTGATCCCATTTTGGATTGTAGAAAATCATCCTTCTTTTGACAAAACTCCAAATGTCCTGTTATGAACATCAGACAAAAGATTACATTTAGTTTAAAATAACTCTGGATTGGCAAAGATCAAGAACTTGACAGCTTACAAGTCCTGCTGTCATAAAAACCTTAGCAGCAATCACCCTTCAATGTTCAAGTTCATCCTTTGTTCGCGAACAGAGAGGTTTCATTCATAGAAACCAAAGCACTAGATGAAGTTGAAATAAGGGGAAAAGGGTTGTAATTACTTGATCAGTATAAGATCCATCAGGTTTCAAACACGACACCATTTTAGATTGTAGAAAATCTTGCCTTCTTTTAACGTGGCCATTGCTATTGTTAACACTGTAAGTAACTAGTCTGGATCTcaatgaaaatttaaaaagaatgGAATTACAATTTACAACCATTCAACTTTGAATACAACTAAAAGAGAGAGAATAATATATATAAGGGTAATTGTTGAAACAAACACATTAAGAACCATTTGActaggaaaaaaaaaacagcagAGTGATCCAAATAATGAATCAGATGGCAAATGATTGCAGCCAATTTCAAAAGCAACACTTTTGTGTTCTACATATTTAGGGTGAAGGATAATTAGTCCCTAATTCGGCTGAGGTACTTATTAATCATTTATTCCTACGAGTTGATATTTTCAAGATATATCATCTCAGTAAGAAATTTCTCTCTTGCATTTCTTTAACGTGTACATAACAATTAGGAAATAATTTGACAAATTCACATCTTTCAAAGACTCATCTCCATTGCCCCCACGCCATTTTGACCACTAAGCAGTttgtagaaaaaatttctataccTTAAAGAACCAGAAATTTATTTGAGCAACCAACACGGAAGTACAACAAAATAGATTTGAATCACTTCATGccatgtaataaaaaaaatatacgaaTAACATATCCAGCATTAGAAATCAAATCTACAATTTAAGCATTTTCTACATGTTTGAAAAATTTAAAGCTAGGAATCCTACCTTCTAAGAACAAGAAACACCTTCCATAAAGTTTGTTATCAATGAGAAAAGCTTGAGAAAATTTTCATGCCCTACATGTACAGAAAGTGGTATCTCGGTCATCTTGGCAAATAGCCACATATCAAAACATACACCCAGCTCAGGGATAAACAAAATTCATCTTTTATCAATCAAGAATATGACTATTTACTGCTCCATCAGTTGTTGGAATAATTTGCACGGAGTGCAACCCTCAATTTTCAAAGATAAACCCTTCTACATCTCAATCAGGATATAAAatgcaattttaaaaaaaaaacttggcaTTTTAATGTATAGATGAACAATTTTTGAAATAGCAAACACATGAAAACTACAAGATTGGTTCAACATCATTGTTATCTTTTGCAATTTCACTTATGCAACCATCATTCAGCTACAGCGCACAAGATCTCAAGAAGTTTAGGGAATTTATCTTGGTAAGGAAGAATATACTTCTTCAGAAATTTTGGGTCTGACATTGTGAAAAACACATGTAGCTTGCCCTTTGAAGTCCACAACCCTTCTGATTTTAATATCTTCATAACCTGAAACCGAGGAATCATCCTCTTCTTCAaactgtatactaaaagcctaggctTTTTAGCAATGCCGGATGCGGTGAACCCAACCTCCTTGACCAAAAATTCCATCTTTATCCGTAAGATATCTGTCGAACTATTCAAAAAGTCTCGTTGATTTAGGATCGCAGCACTGAACTCCGAGTTCGACCACCCAAAGCTGCTCATGAGCTTGGAGTGAGCGTCAACTTTTTCTTGGCTGACCCTAAACAGAACGTCAAGGATCCAGAGGAACATTCGAGATCTCCTAGTAAATCCCATTCGCTCCGCTCGATCTACCAACGCCCGTAATGAGTCTGGATTTTGAATAATGAAGGTAGGTTGTTTTTTGAGGACAAGTGATGCCCTTTCGAGAGGAATATCACACTCATCCCGTAAGAAGTTCAGGTTAGGACGTACCACATTCTCAATGTTGCTGCTCAAAAACCAACACCGCTTCCTAAGATTCTTGAGGAGCAGCTCCCTTGATCCAAAGAGATTTTCCCATACATTCAATTTGGGGAGAAGATTATGCTGGACGTTGAGGCACAAGATGACGGGGTTCTTCATGATGACATCAACGAGGTCGGATTCTGACAACCCCAGGTCGCGTAAAAATTGAAACTTCGGGGTGAGGTTTGATTCCAAATTCCAGGAGAGGAGTGCTGGTTTCGAGGATATCATCTTCCTGAGATTAGCGCCATCAATGCCCTGAGATTTAAAAAAAGCAAGAACAGTGTCGGGATTCTCGGTGGATCGGAGATGCGCGAGGGGCTTGGAGGCCTTCGACGCCGCCTCCACGGAGAATCCGCACGAGTTCACGAGGTAGTCGACCATGAAGTGAGGATCGCGAGAAGAGGTGCCGCCGCATGACGAGGGGGAGGAAGTGGTGAAGAAAATGCGGTGGAGTTGGGGCAAAGGAAGAAGAGCATGGCGGCGGACGGTCGAGTGGAGCATCGTTGTCCAAGGCAGTAGAAATTAGGTCGTCAGCGGTACAACAGAACATATCAAAACACTAGCTCGACCAACCTTCCACATCTTATTATTAGTattattttgtgtgtgtgtgtgtgttaatttcaatttttcacgGTAAAATAAGAATGgactaaaaaaattgaaaaacgtCAAAATAATTATTGttcttctaaaaaaaaatttattttccacctccaaaattacaTCATAATTTTTCAATAGATGGTAAATGTATAATTGCGACCATCATTCTTATCGTTCccaaatttttaggttaaaatttaaaagttaaaggtctttttatgaaattttaaaatttagtataaTTCTTGGTACACAGTCTAATTCACCTTTTGAAATTTTCACCAAAAATCTATTAACACTAGTAGTAGTGTTGATCTAAACACACgaaatatagaaatataaaatttataaaactcacAATGATTTCTTATAGTAGATCTTGATCTTCACTTATCGTCGGAAGAATAATCACAAACGAATAAGAAAACTCTTCAAGATTAATCAAATCTCAAACCTTCTCTTTGTTCTTCCTTCACGCTTATGATAAAATTCTCTCTCTATGAATTCCTTCGAGTGACTTATATAGGAGAAGAAGGTAAACTTTTCACCTTCCAAACTTTTTACCTTCCTCCATAATGTAAGCTCTAATTGCAAATAATGGataaaagaggaagaggaagaggatgagGAAGAGGATGGGCAACCAATCAATACCCATTCTTCCATCAACGTGTGTAGTCAATACACacgtccaacatctcccactagTTCAAGGCAATCCATAAAGGTCATATTGTCACAAAGACCATGAAAGAATATTCATTTCATATTTCAGGAAAAAtgattcgtgcgacagcaagtaCACTGAGCAATTACTGTTAAAAAAGTTATTACACTTAACTTAGCTGCTCTATAGAACGAATTTGAGACATTAAAACTTTACCTTTAccctaaattaattatttatattaatatGAACATCTCAAATCTTTCATAATGACTATTTTGTTGAGAGCATATTCCACATTTCCAATATAatttattcacaattacattttaagTACTCAAAAAAATATAACTGGTCGactagtgaataaatgtcaaAAATGTAAATctattttaatctttctttttatctataatatattcattttaatcagtcactttcctagttatacTACATAGACCGAATCATTTATAGCTAAAAAATATGTTAAATAACATAtattgattaaaacttcaagtagatagctaaatggtcacttagggtaagattgagattaacttataatctcaagggtctcacatagtagagaagcaaagATCAATTcttctactacctttattgtcgttATAGCTCATGTGGTATGACTAGGGGTGCAAACGAATCAAACTGGTTCACGAGCTTTTCGAGTTGGCTcgaaaaatatttgattcgtattcgaatttatcgaattcgagccgaactcaaACATATTTGAActtttttcgagccgaactcgagcccaaattatattgttcgatagTTCGCGAGCCACTTgtgaatattttattaatataagttaaatatatattaaataaataaattttgagcctTTCGAGTACCTATTTACGAGTAATAATTTGAATAGTTCGTGAACATGTTCGAatctttcgagccgaactcgaacttgAGCCCTAATTCGAATCGAACTCAaactaaaaattttgaatttgttgagcTTCGAATCGAGTTCAAACTTGAATATACCTATTATGAGCCGAATTTGAGCCTTAGATTTTTCTATATATTCGGCTcgatttggttcatttacacccctagtataaatcacatgctacgatgtctttctctttactaaaaagagttcATGTTGTTCTCAAAATTTAACATTGTACAAATTttaatctagacatacctaatgtctaatcttgaattcaaTATATAAATTCCAATCCGgccttaagcagattcagtaaatggtaggttcatttactctgatcattacataaatgatctcatcttgacacaattatcaagatgatCTTAACTTATGAGTATGTCTCTTTTCACAGCTACATAGGTTGTCCAATAAGTAATGGTCATagctctatttatacttaataaatagagatgattgttcaTGTGAATGAaccaatctcaacctgccaacatgctcattaAGACTTTAATCCAAATGTaataacatatacactgaataaatcatgacattttaCAACGTGTTACATTCTATGAAGTCACAAAAACTTTACATATCCTTGAAATTACTCTTTcatcaatgacttagtaaaaagatctgcaagcatagcacatatagggatatactcaagaactatctttttcttatcaataatatcccttataaaattatatttaatttctatatgcttgtctttgctgtgatatttaagATCTTTAGTagtagcttgactgtcacagaACACTGTAATAGAACTCTCACTATCTTCAGCAATCTTTAaatgcttcagaaaccttcttaACTAGACAGCTTCTTGCACATTCGCTGCGTAAGCCACACAatttccattgtcgacaaggctaaaCAAGCCCAGCCATATAACTTCAATTGTCGACAAGGCTATACAAATCAAGCCACACAACTTTCATTATCGACAAGGCTACATGTataagcctgcttcttgctattccatgagatgacgtCACCATTTAGCAAGAAGTCAGATGTGGATTTTTTTTATCATCAAGGTCTCCCGCCCAATTTGTATCTATATAGCCCTTCAGGCTCATCTTAGATTCTCGAAAATAGATACAATAATCTATTGTCTTTTTaaaatatctgaatatccttttcagTGCTTTCTAGTGTCCCGATCCTGGGTTTaattggaaacgactaactaagccaataaCACAGCTTATATCACGACAAATACataacatagtgtacattaaactaccaatagcactgacaaatgatttttttttcatttcggctatttcttcAGCAGTCTtgagatacatacttttgctcaaaatagtacctttcaCTGTAGATgtttgttcaatgttgcaatctgataTATTGAAGTGTTATAGTATTTTAGTGATATAAGCCTCTTAAGATAAACCTAAAAGTCTTTTTGATCAATCAttcatgatcttcactcctaagatatactcaacttctttttaaaaataataccctCTATTAGGGTATATCATTTTACAACTAGTCGAGCTTTATATCAATTAATCGATCCATCCGCTTTTATCttaattttgagaatccacttatttccAATAGTCCTTCGGCCTAGAGAAAGATCGACTAAATTTCAAACTTGATACTTTCTCATTAActccatttcctcatccattgcaactttctattttttttctctaactaAGCATCTTAATGCTTCCTCAACCATTCGAGGTTCATCGTCGTCAACTGAGAGTGTTATTAatacctcattctcaatatcaaaccattTCTGAGGTTTATTCTTATGAACACTTTTTCGTAAGTTGAGTTGTTAAGAAGCCAACTTATGCcttggcaaattactcccactaggttgactagattcagacatCTCTAGTGATTCCTGATCTGtttataaaggaacattatcctcttcCTCTATTTCAAATAAAGAAATTATCTTATCAGCTTCACCTTTTGTTGGAAACTTAGTTTCAAGAAGAGTAGCatatcttgactctatttcagagatagttccatcttgttgctcaccaatgaagacataacccttagaagtcttagaataccttataaagatacacttcttatttttaggttttaatttttcatatttatgaGTCTTATCATAAACGTAagtagctgacccccaaggtctaaAATTACTAAAATCTAGTTTTCTGCCTACCCAGCATTCATATGGAGTAGATGGAACATATTTAAAAGGCACTcagttaagtatataggttgaaACTAATAACAAATCTCCCCAGTAGGTCCctaataggaaattgacaaattaGCTTGAGCCATCATAGACTTAACCATATCTAAAAGAGTTCGATTTTTTTCTTTCAACAACcctattttgttgtggagttctaTAGATAATTAGCTATCTAATAATCTCTTTcttattacacattgtcttgaactgattagacaaatattcacctccacagtcagtgcgcaaggttttaaccttatgtcCTAATTGATTcttaacttcgttcaagtaatgaTTGAAGCAATCTAATACTTCAGATTTGTGAaaaaatcaaatacacataaccaaatcgtataaagttatcaataaatgtaataaaataagAATTTTCATTTCTAGCATTCATATTAATTAGACCACAAATATTCGAATAAATTAATTACAATGATGATTCATctctaatagtcttaccaaatgatttcctagttgcttttccagcaagataATGCTCACATATATACAAGTCAATCTTAGCATGAGCATGTAATAGACCCTCTTTAGCTAATTTATTCATTCGTTCTTATCTTATATATCCTAGTATAGCATGTCAAACTTCATCATTAATATCAGCATCACTAATAAGagtaatgtttgaaaaataaccattaTTGCATAATTAATATatagttctacatcaagaaccatgaaACCATCTTATATATGACTATATCCTATTAACACAAAGTTAATTCTCAATTCCACACAACGACTATAAAAGTTTATACAATAATCCAAATCAATAAGACTATTAATAGAAACCAGATTTCGTTGAATCTCAAGaacatacaggacatcatgtataaacaaggtatgcccaccacgtaggttgagttcgTAAGTgtcaactcctttgacttcaatcattgcattgtttcccacatatatCTATTTGTTACCAACTGGTACCCaatggtactccacatatgtagctcgatcaagaGTTATATGGTTCATTGCTCATGAATCTATAAtttacaaaggataagaatctgTAAACAACAATGAACTAGCAATATAATGTTCACGAAAAAAAGATAAACATGGATCTATCTTTTTCGGCTTAATATATTCCTGAGTATAATGCCCCTTCTTGCTATAGTTATAACAAGTCAACTTGCTTTTAGGTTTCTGTCCatacttcttttctttcttcttgattgggcttTGCCAAGCAGCAGCACCAGCTtcttttccctttccctttcatCTCTTAAACTATCTTTTCTTATTGCTTCAGCTATAAAAGCTAGACCAAAAATCCTTGCCAATTCTATTCTCTCTACCTCCAGTTCTACATGGTGTGAGACATTAGttaaagtcttgatactttcactgtgagtcagattctgtttcattatttcccaagaatcaggaagggaacagaTAGTTATCTGAAGTTGTTGTTCATCAATCAACTTATGACCAGCAATTTTTAGCTTTCGAATCATATTCATCATTTCCCTTAAATATTGGGTCATGGTAACATTCGGACACCTTTTGTAGTTGTCAAACTTTATTATCAGTTGATGAAGCTTTCTTAAACTTACTCCactatacttctctctaaggAGAACCTAGATTGCATGAGTAGATGataatgactcatactcaaatactaagtcgtctaccattgaactaatcaatatttctTTAGCAGTGGGCATCAAGGTCACATTTGTGTTGTGTTGTAGAACCAACAGCAGGTTTTTTCATGAACTGATTTATAGCCTTTAGA
It contains:
- the LOC122026529 gene encoding uncharacterized protein LOC122026529, producing the protein MLHSTVRRHALLPLPQLHRIFFTTSSPSSCGGTSSRDPHFMVDYLVNSCGFSVEAASKASKPLAHLRSTENPDTVLAFFKSQGIDGANLRKMISSKPALLSWNLESNLTPKFQFLRDLGLSESDLVDVIMKNPVILCLNVQHNLLPKLNVWENLFGSRELLLKNLRKRCWFLSSNIENVVRPNLNFLRDECDIPLERASLVLKKQPTFIIQNPDSLRALVDRAERMGFTRRSRMFLWILDVLFRVSQEKVDAHSKLMSSFGWSNSEFSAAILNQRDFLNSSTDILRIKMEFLVKEVGFTASGIAKKPRLLVYSLKKRMIPRFQVMKILKSEGLWTSKGKLHVFFTMSDPKFLKKYILPYQDKFPKLLEILCAVAE